AGCCAGGTATTCACCGCGCCCGGCTTGTGGCCTTCGGAGAGTAGGGCCGCCTTCCACTCGCGGATCGCTTCATCGGTGACGGTCGTTCGCCGCTCGGCCCATGTGATGAATTTTCCCATGCCGCGCTTATACGTCTCTGCCGACGTGGGCGACAATTCGCCCGCGCTTACCTGTAGGTCAAGGGCCGCGTGCCACTCGCCCACGAGGGCGAGAATATCAGCATCCTGGGTGACGGCTTTGGGTTGGGTGACGGTTAGACTCTTGCTCATGGTTATCTCTCTGAAAGAGTGAAGGGCGGCTATCCGGTCATGCTGGACAGCCGCCCCGACTTGTTAGAACTTCCGGCCTTGCGCCCTCCGCTCGGCTTGCACGGCCTCCACGTGGTCACAGCCGCCGTAAAGGGTGAAGCTATGGCACTTGCACTCATACGCGCCCTTCACGCTCACCGTGACGCGATGATTACCGCGCTTGTCGGCAACGGTGTAAATGACTTCGGCGGGTTGTACTTTGATTGCTTGGTTGAAGGTGGTAGTATTCTGAGTGTTCATTGTGACCTCCCGTGTCACTTTGAGCGTTGCGGGTTGGGTGTTACAGCACTCAGCCCGCTCTTGATTCATCGTCTCTGTATTGCCTATAATCAATCTTATAGGATTTAGCCCCAAAAGTCAAGGGGCATTTTCCCGCCCGAAGTCCAACGCCCCGGCCAGCAAAGATACAAAAGGCAGTGGACTATGCCACTGCCTGATAATGCGCCTCGAAAACTGGCCTGCCAACAAAAACGGAAGCGGGACGAAGCAGATTACAGCGAGTATAGCGCGTCTACTTCGTTGTGACCTCTATGCTCCATTCCCCTTCCGCTTGAATCTCTAATATCAAAAAATCACTTCTAGGCAAAATCTGCGTTCCCTCATACGGATCAGTCGTATTGACCAACGAATCTCTTCCACTGTCGCTCCATGCCCGTACCCCAAAATACCGCGCTCCTGCATTGCCCTTTATCTTCGCTAGGTCGGGTACACCGCCCTCGACCAAGATTACGTCATCCCCTTTGCCGTTGAACACACCCGGCGCTGTTAGCACCCTCATAGAGGCCAGCGGCAAAATCTCAATTGTCCAGTCTCCCGTTGCAGTCACTTCAAACCGCGTTGTTGCTTGCCCGTCCCGAAAGTCTAGTGGCCGCACACCGTCGTATGGGTCTGTTGTGTTAACGAGCAAGTCAATAGAGTCTCCCGACTCATTGTAGTTCTTTACTGCAAAAAAATGCGCGCCCGCATTGCCTGTAATGTGTACAATCGCCGCTCCAAATGGGTTGACGGCATCCACAATCGAATCGCCGTTCCCGCTCAATACAATTGGCTCTGGCGTGTTAGTGGGAATCGGCGTCTCGGTCGGTGGGTCGGTTGGTCTGGGCGTATTGGTAGGGGGAGGGGTATCGGTTGGGGCCACTTCTGTGAGGGCCGCCTGGGTTGCGACCGCAGACTCGACTTGTTCCACTTGTGCCACTTGGGGCGTTGAAGTTCCTTTTGGCCTCGTGGCTACGGTTGCCACCAGACAAATGCAAGTGCCAACAATGCCCACTAACACGACAATCAAGATATTCCGCAAGCGATTGTTTTTCATCTTCTATCCCTCCGCGACAAAGTTTGTGTTACGCCCGATATTAGCATAATACGGCCTCACTTGTTTATAGGCAAATGTCACGAGTTTGACAGGTCTAGCGCCCCGGCCCGCGTGGGCAAGGCCAGGGCGGGCAGTGGCAAACAAAAAGGCAGTGACTTTGCTTCACTGCCTCTGAAAACGTCTCTGGGCCGCTCCTGGGCACGCCTACGCCTCGACAGCCACGCGGCCCGGTTCGGTTATCCTATTGGCCCGCCCGCCTGACAAGCTACACTCACGCGCCCGAGGAGAAGTGGCAAATATCCTGCTTGCGCCCCGCCGGTAGGGGTGCTATACTCTGCCCATTCTTCGGGGGGATTTTTTATCACAATAGGCAATCCTTTAGAAAGGAGGAGGTGGTGTCAATATGAGTACAAGTAGCACATCCTGCGCTGTGGCACCCCTCTTCAGCTAAGTTGTAACAGACTTGTCTGTTATGGCTGAGATAGTGCCACAGCGCAAAACAAACAGCCCCATCAAAATTGATGGGGCTGTTTGTTTTCATCTCAAACTCAGTATTGCACCGTCACCGGCGTTCCGATGCTGGACCAGTTGTAGGCCCATTCAGCCTCAGCGGTGGGCATATTCACGCAACCGTGACTCATTGGCGCGCCAAAGTTGTTGTGCCAGTAAGTTCCATGCAGGCCATAGCCCTTGTAAAAATACATCACGTAAGGAACGCTGGGCAAGTCGTAGCCAGGGCCGATCATGCGCTGAGACCTATACCGCAAATAGATGTAAAACGTGCCAACCACCGTCGGCGTCTGAGGCAAGCCGGTGGATACCAGGGTTGACCGAACCAGCGTATCGCCCTCGTAGGCATATAACATCTGCTCCGAAAGATCGATCAGGAAGCGCCGACCATTCCCGGCCGGGGCTTGTGGCGCCGGGGCCGCCGTCGTGTCGGTGGGAGGCGTTGATGCAGCGCTTGCCGTGCTCACTACGCTCGCTTCGCTCGGAATCGTCAATTGCTGACCGACATAAATCGTCACATTCGCCAGGCCGTTCGCCGCCTGAATCGCGGCCACGCTCACGCCGTACTTCAAGCCAATGCGAAACAGATTCTCGCCGCGCTGGACGGTGTGAACGCCATTACTCGCGCCGGCGCTGGGAGCAGGCGCAACGGGCTGGCTGATCACAGGCGCAGGCACGGCGGCACTCGCTCCACTCGCTTCGCTCGCTGCGCTCGGAATAACCAGCACCTGCCCGGCGTAGATCGTGTTGCCGACAATGCCGTTGGCCGCCCGGAGCGCATCAACGGTGACACCGTGATTCAACGCAATGCGAAACAGAGTCTCTCCCGGTTGAACCAGGTGAGTCGGCGTATCGGCCAGAACCGGCGGCCCCCAGGCCAACATCAGCAAAGTTGCTACTGCGCCCAGAATACGAACGATTCGAAGCATGGTTGTTTTCCTTTCAGCCTCCCTGCATCCTACCTCACAAGGTGCGCCCGGCAAATAACACGCCTTGCCCCTATAATACCCGAAACTTACCCTGAATTCTGGTGTTGTTATTAGACGGAGGAAACCCTATGACCCGCATTGCCATTGTCACCGATAGCACCGCTTACATCCCCCCCAACCTGGTGAGTCAGTTCGGCATCCACGTGGCCCCCCAGCAACTTATCTGGGGCACCGAAACTTTTCAAGACGGCGTGGATATCTCACCGGTCAAGTTTTACGAGCGGCTCAAAGTTGATAAGGTCAACCCCAAGTCGTCTCAGGCTTCACCGGGCGCATTCAAAGAGATTTTCAGCAACGCCCTCAAAGACGCCGATGCGGTGCTGGCCATTGTGATCTCCAGCGGCGTGTCGCAAACCTTTAATTCGGCCATGGTTGCCAAAGCTGATTTTCCGAGCGGGCAAGTAGAGGTGATCGACTCGCAAACGACGGCCATGGCTATGGGCTTCATCTGCCTGGCCGCGGCCCGCGCCGCCGCCGCAGGCCAATCGCTGGCCGAGGTGAAAAAGCTGGCCGAAGACTACAAGAACAAGGTCGGCGTGATCTTTGTCGTGGACACGCTCGACTATCTGCATCGCGGCGGGCGCATCGGCGGCGCGCAAAAGTTCATCGGCAACGCTTTGAACGTCAAGCCCGTCCTGGAACTCAGAGGCGGCAAGGTTGAACCGCTGGAGCGCGTGCGGACGAAGAAGAAAGCGATTGAGTTCGTGATCAACAATATTGCCGAGCGTGTGGGC
This region of Chloroflexota bacterium genomic DNA includes:
- a CDS encoding DegV family protein; amino-acid sequence: MTRIAIVTDSTAYIPPNLVSQFGIHVAPQQLIWGTETFQDGVDISPVKFYERLKVDKVNPKSSQASPGAFKEIFSNALKDADAVLAIVISSGVSQTFNSAMVAKADFPSGQVEVIDSQTTAMAMGFICLAAARAAAAGQSLAEVKKLAEDYKNKVGVIFVVDTLDYLHRGGRIGGAQKFIGNALNVKPVLELRGGKVEPLERVRTKKKAIEFVINNIAERVGGKTLRLATLHANAEAEAKELLANASERLKPIETVLAEVSPVVGTHTGPGTVGLAWCAE
- a CDS encoding LysM peptidoglycan-binding domain-containing protein, which translates into the protein MLRIVRILGAVATLLMLAWGPPVLADTPTHLVQPGETLFRIALNHGVTVDALRAANGIVGNTIYAGQVLVIPSAASEASGASAAVPAPVISQPVAPAPSAGASNGVHTVQRGENLFRIGLKYGVSVAAIQAANGLANVTIYVGQQLTIPSEASVVSTASAASTPPTDTTAAPAPQAPAGNGRRFLIDLSEQMLYAYEGDTLVRSTLVSTGLPQTPTVVGTFYIYLRYRSQRMIGPGYDLPSVPYVMYFYKGYGLHGTYWHNNFGAPMSHGCVNMPTAEAEWAYNWSSIGTPVTVQY